A single Theropithecus gelada isolate Dixy chromosome 7b, Tgel_1.0, whole genome shotgun sequence DNA region contains:
- the MAN2A2 gene encoding alpha-mannosidase 2x isoform X1, whose product MHSVFLRKDLCQALFLVYVEASMKLKKQVTVCGAAIFCVAVFSLYLMLDRVQHDPTRHQNGGNFPRSQISVLQNRIEQLEQLLEENHEIISHIKDSVLELTANAEGPPAMLPYYTVNGSWVVPPEPRPSFFSISPQDCQFALGGRGQKPELQMLTVSEELPFDNVDGGVWRQGFDISYDPHDWDAEDLQVFVVPHSHNDPGWIKTFDKYYTEQTQHILNSMVSKLQEDPRRRFLWAEVSFFAKWWDNINAQKRAAVRRLVGNGQLEIATGGWVMPDEANSHYFALIDQLIEGHQWLERNLGATPRSGWAVDPFGHSSTMPYLLRRANLTSMLIQRVHYAIKKHFAATHSLEFMWRQTWDSDSSTDIFCHMMPFYSYDVPHTCGPDPKICCQFDFKRLPGGRINCPWKVPPRAITEANVAERAALLLDQYRKKSRLFRSNVLLVPLGDDFRYDKPQEWDAQFFNYQRLFDFFNSRPNLHVQAQFGTLSDYFDALYKRTGVEPGARPPGFPVLSGDFFSYADREDHYWTGYYTSRPFYKSLDRVLEAHLRGAEVLYSLAAAHSRHSGLAGRYPLSDFTLLTEARRTLGLFQHHDAITGTAKEAVVVDYGVRLLRSLVNLKQVIIHAAHYLVLGDKETYHFDPEAPFLQVDDTRLSHDALPERTVIQLDSSPRFVVLFNPLEQERFSMVSLLVNSPRVRVLSEEGQPLAVQISAHWSSATEVVPDVYQVSVPVRLPALGLGVLQLQLGLDGHRTLPSSMRVYLHGRQLSVSRHEAFPLRVIDSGSSDFALSNRYMQVWFSGLTGLLKSIRRVDEEQEQQVDMEFLVYGTRTSKDKSGAYLFLPDGEAKPYVPKEPPVLHVTEGPFFSEVVAYYEHVHQVVRLYNLPGVEGLSLDISSLVDIRDYINKELALRIHTDIDSQGIFFTDLNGFQVQPRRYLKKLPLQANFYPMPVMAYIQDAHKRLTLHTAQALGVSSLKDGQLEVILDRRLMQDDNRGLGQGLKDNKRTCNRFRLLLERRTVGSEPDFFSKLAAMFRGLIFHSSRSGNREVQDSHSTSYPSLLSHLTSMYLNTPALALPVARTQLPGPGLRSFHPLASSLPCDFHLLNLRTLQAEEDTLPSAEMALILHRKGFDCGLEAKNLGFNCTTSQGKVALGSLFHGLDVVFLQPTSLTLLYPLASPSNSTDVYLEPMEIATFRLRLG is encoded by the exons ATGCATTCTGTGTTTCTGAGAAAGGATTTGTGCCAGGCGCTGTTTCTG GTGTATGTGGAGGCCAGTATGAAGCTGAAAAAGCAGGTGACAGTGTGTGGGGCTGCTATCTTCTGTGTGGCAGTCTTCTCGCTCTACCTCATGCTGGACCGAGTGCAGCATGATCCCACTCGACACCAGAATGGTGGGAACTTCCCCCGG AGCCAAATTTCTGTGCTGCAGAACCGCATTGAGCAGCTGGAGCAGCTTTTGGAGGAGAACCATGAGATTATCAGCCATATCAAGGACTCCGTGCTGGAGCTGACAGCCAATGCAGAGGGCCCGCCCGCCATGCTGCCCTACTACACGGTCAATGGCTCCTGGGTGGTGCCACCGGAGCCCCGGCCCAGCTTCTTCTCCATCTCCCCCCAGGACTGCCAGTTTGCTTTGGGGGGCCGGGGCCAGAAGCCAGAGCTGCAG ATGCTCACTGTGTCGGAGGAGTTGCCGTTTGACAATGTGGATGGTGGCGTGTGGAGGCAAGGTTTCGACATCTCCTATGACCCGCACGACTGGGATGCTGAAGACCTGCAGGTGTTTGTGGTGCCCCACTCTCACAATGACCCAG GCTGGATCAAGACCTTTGACAAGTACTACACAGAGCAGACCCAACACATCCTCAATAGCATGGTGTCTAAGCTGCAGGAGGACCCCCGGCGGCGCTTCCTCTGGGCAGAGGTCTCCTTCTTTGCCAAGTGGTGGGACAACATCAATGCCCAAAAGAGAGCGGCAGTCCGAAG GCTGGTGGGAAACGGGCAGCTGGAGATTGCGACAGGAGGCTGGGTGATGCCGGATGAGGCCAACTCCCACTACTTTGCATTGATTGACCAGCTCATTGAAGGACACCAGTGGCTGGAGAGAAATCTTG GTGCAACCCCCCGCTCTGGCTGGGCAGTGGACCCCTTTGGACACAGCTCCACCATGCCTTACCTGCTGCGCCGTGCCAACCTCACCAGCATGCTGATTCAGAGAGTGCACTATGCCATCAAGAAGCACTTTGCTGCCACCCACAGCCTAGAGTTCATGTGGAGGCAGACATGGG ACTCGGACTCCAGCACAGACATCTTCTGTCACATGATGCCCTTCTACAGCTATGACGTCCCCCATACCTGTGGCCCGGATCCCAAGATCTGCTGCCAATTTGATTTCAAACGCCTGCCTGGTGGGCGCATCAACTGCCCTTGGAAGGTGCCACCCCGGGCCATTACAGAGGCCAATGTGGCAGAGAG GGCAGCCCTGCTCCTGGACCAATACCGGAAGAAGTCCCGGCTGTTCCGAAGCAACGTCCTCCTCGTGCCTCTTGGAGATGACTTCCGATATGACAAGCCCCAGGAGTGGGATGCCCAGTTCTTCAACTACCAGCGGCTCTTTGACTTCTTCAACAGCAGGCCTAACCTCCATGTACAG GCCCAGTTTGGCACTCTTTCTGACTATTTTGATGCCCTGTACAAGAGGACAGGGGTGGAGCCAGGGGCCCGGCCTCCAGGGTTTCCTGTGCTGAGCGGGGATTTCTTCTCCTATGCGGACCGGGAGGATCATTACTGGACAGGCTATTACACTTCCCGGCCCTTCTACAAGAGCTTAGACCGAGTCCTGGAAGCCCACCTgcg GGGGGCAGAGGTTCTGTACAGCCTGGCTGCAGCTCACTCCCGCCACTCTGGCCTGGCTGGCCGGTACCCGCTGTCTGACTTCACCCTCCTGACGGAAGCTCGGCGCACATTGGGGCTCTTCCAGCATCACGACGCCATCACTGGCACTGCCAAGGAGGCCGTGGTGGTGGACTATGGGGTCAG GCTTCTGCGCTCCCTTGTCAACCTGAAGCAGGTCATCATTCATGCAGCTCACTATCTGGTGCTGGGGGACAAGGAGACCTACCACTTTGACCCTGAGGCACCCTTCCTCCAAGTG GACGACACTCGCTTAAGTCACGATGCCCTGCCAGAGCGCACGGTGATCCAGCTGGATTCCTCGCCCAG GTTTGTGGTGCTATTCAACCCGCTGGAACAGGAGCGGTTCAGCATGGTGTCCCTGCTGGTCAACTCGCCCCGTGTACGCGTCCTTTCGGAGGAGGGTCAGCCCCTGGCCGTGCAGATCAGCGCACACTGGAGCTCTGCCACCGAGGTGGTCCCTGATGTCTACCAG GTGTCTGTGCCTGTCCGCCTGCCAGCCCTGGGCCTGGGCGTGCTGCAGCTACAGCTGGGCCTGGATGGGCACCGCACGCTGCCCTCCTCTATGCGTGTCTACCTGCACGGCCGGCAGCTGTCTGTCAGCAGGCATGAAGCGTTCCCTCTCCGCGTCATTGACTCTGGCAGCAGTGACTTCGCCCTCAGCAACCGCTACATGCAggtctggttctcaggccttacTGGGCTCCTCAAG AGCATCCGAAGGGTGGATGAGGAGCAGGAGCAGCAGGTGGACATGGAATTCCTAGTCTATGGCACCCGTACGTCCAAAGACAAGAGTGGAGCCTACCTCTTCCTGCCCGATGGCGAGGCCAAG CCCTATGTCCCCAAGGAGCCCCCTGTGCTGCATGTCACTGAAGGCCCTTTCTTCTCAGAGGTGGTTGCATACTACGAGCATGTTCACCAGGTGGTCCGGCTTTACAATCTGCCAG GGGTGGAGGGGCTGTCTCTGGACATATCATCCCTGGTGGACATCCGGGACTACATCAACAAGGAGCTGGCCCTGCGCATCCATACAGACATCGACAGCCAGGGTATCTTCTTCACAGACCTCAATGGCTTTCAG GTGCAGCCCCGACGGTATCTGAAGAAGCTCCCCCTCCAGGCCAACTTCTATCCCATGCCAGTCATGGCCTATATCCAGGATGCACATAAGCGCCTCACACTGCACACTGCCCAGGCCCTGGGTGTCTCTAGCCTCAAAGATG GCCAGCTGGAGGTGATCTTGGACCGGCGGCTAATGCAGGATGACAACAGGGGCCTAGGCCAAGGGCTCAAGGACAACAAGAGAACCTGCAACCGTTTCCGCCTCCTGCTAGAGCGGCGAACCGTGGGCAGCGAG CCTGACTTTTTCTCCAAACTGGCAGCCATGTTTAGGGGCTTGATCTTTCACAGCAGCAGGAGCGGTAACCGAGAG GTCCAAGATAGCCACTCTACCAGCTACCCATCCCTCCTCAGCCACCTGACCTCCATGTACCTGAACACCCCGGCGCTCGCTCTGCCTGTAGCCAGGACGCAGCTCCCAGGCCCTGGTCTGCGCTCATTTCATCCTCTGGCTTCCTCACTGCCTTGTGACTTCCACCTGCTCAACCTACGTACACTGCAGGCTGAG GAGGACACCCTGCCCTCAGCGGAGATGGCACTCATCTTACACCGCAAGGGTTTTGACTGCGGCCTGGAGGCCAAGAACTTGGGCTTCAATTGCACCACAAGCCAAGGCAAG GTAGCCCTGGGGAGCCTTTTCCATGGCCTGGACGTGGTATTCCTTCAGCCAACCTCCTTGACATTGCTGTACCCTCTGGCCTCCCCATCCAACAGCACTGACGTCTATTTGGAGCCCATGGAGATTGCTACCTTTCGCCTCCGCTTGGGTTAG
- the MAN2A2 gene encoding alpha-mannosidase 2x isoform X2, with product MKLKKQVTVCGAAIFCVAVFSLYLMLDRVQHDPTRHQNGGNFPRSQISVLQNRIEQLEQLLEENHEIISHIKDSVLELTANAEGPPAMLPYYTVNGSWVVPPEPRPSFFSISPQDCQFALGGRGQKPELQMLTVSEELPFDNVDGGVWRQGFDISYDPHDWDAEDLQVFVVPHSHNDPGWIKTFDKYYTEQTQHILNSMVSKLQEDPRRRFLWAEVSFFAKWWDNINAQKRAAVRRLVGNGQLEIATGGWVMPDEANSHYFALIDQLIEGHQWLERNLGATPRSGWAVDPFGHSSTMPYLLRRANLTSMLIQRVHYAIKKHFAATHSLEFMWRQTWDSDSSTDIFCHMMPFYSYDVPHTCGPDPKICCQFDFKRLPGGRINCPWKVPPRAITEANVAERAALLLDQYRKKSRLFRSNVLLVPLGDDFRYDKPQEWDAQFFNYQRLFDFFNSRPNLHVQAQFGTLSDYFDALYKRTGVEPGARPPGFPVLSGDFFSYADREDHYWTGYYTSRPFYKSLDRVLEAHLRGAEVLYSLAAAHSRHSGLAGRYPLSDFTLLTEARRTLGLFQHHDAITGTAKEAVVVDYGVRLLRSLVNLKQVIIHAAHYLVLGDKETYHFDPEAPFLQVDDTRLSHDALPERTVIQLDSSPRFVVLFNPLEQERFSMVSLLVNSPRVRVLSEEGQPLAVQISAHWSSATEVVPDVYQVSVPVRLPALGLGVLQLQLGLDGHRTLPSSMRVYLHGRQLSVSRHEAFPLRVIDSGSSDFALSNRYMQVWFSGLTGLLKSIRRVDEEQEQQVDMEFLVYGTRTSKDKSGAYLFLPDGEAKPYVPKEPPVLHVTEGPFFSEVVAYYEHVHQVVRLYNLPGVEGLSLDISSLVDIRDYINKELALRIHTDIDSQGIFFTDLNGFQVQPRRYLKKLPLQANFYPMPVMAYIQDAHKRLTLHTAQALGVSSLKDGQLEVILDRRLMQDDNRGLGQGLKDNKRTCNRFRLLLERRTVGSEPDFFSKLAAMFRGLIFHSSRSGNREVQDSHSTSYPSLLSHLTSMYLNTPALALPVARTQLPGPGLRSFHPLASSLPCDFHLLNLRTLQAEEDTLPSAEMALILHRKGFDCGLEAKNLGFNCTTSQGKVALGSLFHGLDVVFLQPTSLTLLYPLASPSNSTDVYLEPMEIATFRLRLG from the exons ATGAAGCTGAAAAAGCAGGTGACAGTGTGTGGGGCTGCTATCTTCTGTGTGGCAGTCTTCTCGCTCTACCTCATGCTGGACCGAGTGCAGCATGATCCCACTCGACACCAGAATGGTGGGAACTTCCCCCGG AGCCAAATTTCTGTGCTGCAGAACCGCATTGAGCAGCTGGAGCAGCTTTTGGAGGAGAACCATGAGATTATCAGCCATATCAAGGACTCCGTGCTGGAGCTGACAGCCAATGCAGAGGGCCCGCCCGCCATGCTGCCCTACTACACGGTCAATGGCTCCTGGGTGGTGCCACCGGAGCCCCGGCCCAGCTTCTTCTCCATCTCCCCCCAGGACTGCCAGTTTGCTTTGGGGGGCCGGGGCCAGAAGCCAGAGCTGCAG ATGCTCACTGTGTCGGAGGAGTTGCCGTTTGACAATGTGGATGGTGGCGTGTGGAGGCAAGGTTTCGACATCTCCTATGACCCGCACGACTGGGATGCTGAAGACCTGCAGGTGTTTGTGGTGCCCCACTCTCACAATGACCCAG GCTGGATCAAGACCTTTGACAAGTACTACACAGAGCAGACCCAACACATCCTCAATAGCATGGTGTCTAAGCTGCAGGAGGACCCCCGGCGGCGCTTCCTCTGGGCAGAGGTCTCCTTCTTTGCCAAGTGGTGGGACAACATCAATGCCCAAAAGAGAGCGGCAGTCCGAAG GCTGGTGGGAAACGGGCAGCTGGAGATTGCGACAGGAGGCTGGGTGATGCCGGATGAGGCCAACTCCCACTACTTTGCATTGATTGACCAGCTCATTGAAGGACACCAGTGGCTGGAGAGAAATCTTG GTGCAACCCCCCGCTCTGGCTGGGCAGTGGACCCCTTTGGACACAGCTCCACCATGCCTTACCTGCTGCGCCGTGCCAACCTCACCAGCATGCTGATTCAGAGAGTGCACTATGCCATCAAGAAGCACTTTGCTGCCACCCACAGCCTAGAGTTCATGTGGAGGCAGACATGGG ACTCGGACTCCAGCACAGACATCTTCTGTCACATGATGCCCTTCTACAGCTATGACGTCCCCCATACCTGTGGCCCGGATCCCAAGATCTGCTGCCAATTTGATTTCAAACGCCTGCCTGGTGGGCGCATCAACTGCCCTTGGAAGGTGCCACCCCGGGCCATTACAGAGGCCAATGTGGCAGAGAG GGCAGCCCTGCTCCTGGACCAATACCGGAAGAAGTCCCGGCTGTTCCGAAGCAACGTCCTCCTCGTGCCTCTTGGAGATGACTTCCGATATGACAAGCCCCAGGAGTGGGATGCCCAGTTCTTCAACTACCAGCGGCTCTTTGACTTCTTCAACAGCAGGCCTAACCTCCATGTACAG GCCCAGTTTGGCACTCTTTCTGACTATTTTGATGCCCTGTACAAGAGGACAGGGGTGGAGCCAGGGGCCCGGCCTCCAGGGTTTCCTGTGCTGAGCGGGGATTTCTTCTCCTATGCGGACCGGGAGGATCATTACTGGACAGGCTATTACACTTCCCGGCCCTTCTACAAGAGCTTAGACCGAGTCCTGGAAGCCCACCTgcg GGGGGCAGAGGTTCTGTACAGCCTGGCTGCAGCTCACTCCCGCCACTCTGGCCTGGCTGGCCGGTACCCGCTGTCTGACTTCACCCTCCTGACGGAAGCTCGGCGCACATTGGGGCTCTTCCAGCATCACGACGCCATCACTGGCACTGCCAAGGAGGCCGTGGTGGTGGACTATGGGGTCAG GCTTCTGCGCTCCCTTGTCAACCTGAAGCAGGTCATCATTCATGCAGCTCACTATCTGGTGCTGGGGGACAAGGAGACCTACCACTTTGACCCTGAGGCACCCTTCCTCCAAGTG GACGACACTCGCTTAAGTCACGATGCCCTGCCAGAGCGCACGGTGATCCAGCTGGATTCCTCGCCCAG GTTTGTGGTGCTATTCAACCCGCTGGAACAGGAGCGGTTCAGCATGGTGTCCCTGCTGGTCAACTCGCCCCGTGTACGCGTCCTTTCGGAGGAGGGTCAGCCCCTGGCCGTGCAGATCAGCGCACACTGGAGCTCTGCCACCGAGGTGGTCCCTGATGTCTACCAG GTGTCTGTGCCTGTCCGCCTGCCAGCCCTGGGCCTGGGCGTGCTGCAGCTACAGCTGGGCCTGGATGGGCACCGCACGCTGCCCTCCTCTATGCGTGTCTACCTGCACGGCCGGCAGCTGTCTGTCAGCAGGCATGAAGCGTTCCCTCTCCGCGTCATTGACTCTGGCAGCAGTGACTTCGCCCTCAGCAACCGCTACATGCAggtctggttctcaggccttacTGGGCTCCTCAAG AGCATCCGAAGGGTGGATGAGGAGCAGGAGCAGCAGGTGGACATGGAATTCCTAGTCTATGGCACCCGTACGTCCAAAGACAAGAGTGGAGCCTACCTCTTCCTGCCCGATGGCGAGGCCAAG CCCTATGTCCCCAAGGAGCCCCCTGTGCTGCATGTCACTGAAGGCCCTTTCTTCTCAGAGGTGGTTGCATACTACGAGCATGTTCACCAGGTGGTCCGGCTTTACAATCTGCCAG GGGTGGAGGGGCTGTCTCTGGACATATCATCCCTGGTGGACATCCGGGACTACATCAACAAGGAGCTGGCCCTGCGCATCCATACAGACATCGACAGCCAGGGTATCTTCTTCACAGACCTCAATGGCTTTCAG GTGCAGCCCCGACGGTATCTGAAGAAGCTCCCCCTCCAGGCCAACTTCTATCCCATGCCAGTCATGGCCTATATCCAGGATGCACATAAGCGCCTCACACTGCACACTGCCCAGGCCCTGGGTGTCTCTAGCCTCAAAGATG GCCAGCTGGAGGTGATCTTGGACCGGCGGCTAATGCAGGATGACAACAGGGGCCTAGGCCAAGGGCTCAAGGACAACAAGAGAACCTGCAACCGTTTCCGCCTCCTGCTAGAGCGGCGAACCGTGGGCAGCGAG CCTGACTTTTTCTCCAAACTGGCAGCCATGTTTAGGGGCTTGATCTTTCACAGCAGCAGGAGCGGTAACCGAGAG GTCCAAGATAGCCACTCTACCAGCTACCCATCCCTCCTCAGCCACCTGACCTCCATGTACCTGAACACCCCGGCGCTCGCTCTGCCTGTAGCCAGGACGCAGCTCCCAGGCCCTGGTCTGCGCTCATTTCATCCTCTGGCTTCCTCACTGCCTTGTGACTTCCACCTGCTCAACCTACGTACACTGCAGGCTGAG GAGGACACCCTGCCCTCAGCGGAGATGGCACTCATCTTACACCGCAAGGGTTTTGACTGCGGCCTGGAGGCCAAGAACTTGGGCTTCAATTGCACCACAAGCCAAGGCAAG GTAGCCCTGGGGAGCCTTTTCCATGGCCTGGACGTGGTATTCCTTCAGCCAACCTCCTTGACATTGCTGTACCCTCTGGCCTCCCCATCCAACAGCACTGACGTCTATTTGGAGCCCATGGAGATTGCTACCTTTCGCCTCCGCTTGGGTTAG